The DNA sequence TGCGGGCGCGAGCAGGCGATGGACCATTGGCTGGCGAGCTGCGCGTGCGGCGCCTGCGGTCTGCAATGCATCGCCGGTGAAGAGCTGAAAATCAAGTCGATGGAGGTGATCTGATGTGCGCGACCTGCGGCTGTTCCGATCATGATGCTGTCACAGTGACCGCGCTGGCCGATGGTCATGCCAGGCCCGCCGAAATGCCCGCGCAGCATATGCATGACCATGACCATGACCATGACCACGATAATCATGCACACGGCGATCATGATCACGCTCACCCACACGCGCATAACCATAATCGCCCGCACCACGAGCACGAGCATGGTCATGCGCATCAGCACGGCACGTTGATCGCGCTGGAGCAGGAGGTGCTCGCCAGGAACAGTCAGCTGGCGGAACGCAATCGCGGCTGGTTCGAGGGCCGCAACATTCTCGCGCTGAACCTCGTCAGTTCGCCCGGCGCCGGCAAGACCACCTTGCTGGAACGCACGATTCGCGACCTGCATGATGAGCCGGTGATCAGCGTGATCGAGGGCGACCAGGCGACCTTCAACGACGCCGAGCGCATCGGCGGCACCGGCTGCAAGGTGGTGCAGATCAACACCGGCGCCGGCTGCCATCTGGACGCCGACATGCTGGCGCGCGGACTCAAGCAGCTCGCGCCGCCGCTGGATTCGGTGGTGATGATCGAAAACGTCGGCAATCTCGTGTGCCCGGCGCTGTTCGATCTGGGCGAGCGCGCGAAAGTCGTAATCCTTTCAGTCACCGAGGGCGACGACAAGCCGGTGAAGTATCCGCACATGTTCCGGGCGTCGCGCTTGATGATCCTCAACAAGATTGATCTGCTGCCGCACGTCAGCTTCGACGTCGAGCGCTGTATCGATTACGCGCGGCGCATCAATCCGGATATCGAAGTGTTGCAGCTGTCCGCAACGACCGGCGAGGGTATGAATGACTGGTATGTCTGGCTCAGGCGGCAGGTTGCTGTCGATCACGTGGCCGAAGCGACCCCGTGACCGCGGTGCTGCTGCTCGGCTTTCTCATCGGCATGCGCCACGCCGTGGAGGCCGATCACGTGGCGGCGGTGGCAACTCTGGCGACCCGCGGCCCGTCAGTCGCGGAGGCGGTACGGCAGGGCGCGGTGTGGGGTCTGGGGCATACGCTGACCTTGCTGGTGGTCGGCTCGACCGTCTTGTTGTTGAACGCAGTTGTTCCCGAGTCCGCGGCCCACGCCCTGGAATTCGCCGTAGGTGTGATGCTGGTGATCTTGGGGATCGACGTGCTGCGCCGACTATGGCGCGAGCGCATCCATTTTCACTCGCACCGGCACGCCGACGGCGCGGAGCATTTCCATGCTCACGCGCACGATTCCGGCGCCAGCCACGATCCCGTGCATCATGACCACGAACATCGCCGGCGCTTTCCCGTTCGCGCGCTGCTGATTGGCGCCATGCACGGCATGGCCGGTTCGGCCGCGCTGATTCTGTTAACTCTGGAAACGGTGGGCAAGCCGGCCGTCGGCATCCTCTACATTGCGCTGTTCGGCCTCGGTTCCATCGCGGGTATGGCGGCGCTGTCCGTGGTAATCGCCGTACCGCTTCGCTACTCGGCGCACGGGCTCACCCGCCTGCACAACTCTCTGCGGGGCACGATCGGCGTGGTAACCATCACCTTGGGCGGGTTGTTGATGTTTCAGGTAGCGTCTTGATCGCGGACCATGCCGTGTCGTCGAACGCTCGCTCTCTCAGTCTAACATCATCCAGTTGATCTCCCATTCGGCCTGTTCGCTCACCACGGTAAGCTCAAGGCTCGCGGCCATCTCGGACACCTTGTACTCCGCCGTGGACGCGCTAGCTTGGGCATTTGTGGGATAGATCAAGATATGCAGCGCGTACCAGCCACGCCAAACCAGACGGTGCTCCTGAGTATAGATGGCGGCCACGGCCAGAATCACAA is a window from the Gammaproteobacteria bacterium genome containing:
- the hypB gene encoding hydrogenase nickel incorporation protein HypB produces the protein MCATCGCSDHDAVTVTALADGHARPAEMPAQHMHDHDHDHDHDNHAHGDHDHAHPHAHNHNRPHHEHEHGHAHQHGTLIALEQEVLARNSQLAERNRGWFEGRNILALNLVSSPGAGKTTLLERTIRDLHDEPVISVIEGDQATFNDAERIGGTGCKVVQINTGAGCHLDADMLARGLKQLAPPLDSVVMIENVGNLVCPALFDLGERAKVVILSVTEGDDKPVKYPHMFRASRLMILNKIDLLPHVSFDVERCIDYARRINPDIEVLQLSATTGEGMNDWYVWLRRQVAVDHVAEATP
- a CDS encoding urease accessory protein → MTAVLLLGFLIGMRHAVEADHVAAVATLATRGPSVAEAVRQGAVWGLGHTLTLLVVGSTVLLLNAVVPESAAHALEFAVGVMLVILGIDVLRRLWRERIHFHSHRHADGAEHFHAHAHDSGASHDPVHHDHEHRRRFPVRALLIGAMHGMAGSAALILLTLETVGKPAVGILYIALFGLGSIAGMAALSVVIAVPLRYSAHGLTRLHNSLRGTIGVVTITLGGLLMFQVAS